GTATAATCGACGAGGCGTTGCATGAGGAGATCGAGAAGGGCGCCGCGCGGCCTGTCTCGACGTTGAATGTGATTTTGACGCTGGTCTCACTCGACATGGCTCCTTTTATTATTGCCCCGGTGTTGCAGCGTGTGCTCGACCTCACCGACGAACAACTCGACGAACAGCTCGACAAGCGAAAACCGGAGGTGGTAGAAATCTTGTTGCGTCAGATTCGGAAATCACCTTTTGAGCCTGTGTGAGAGGTGCCGTTGCCTTGCCCTCAAAAATCGAATGAAAAACAACCTAATAAACCTATCATAACCTATCATATGGACACGAAAAAAATTCTTGTCGTCTTTGTCTCGTTCTGTTTGGGATTGCCGTGCGCGGGACAAATCACGATAGAAGAGTGCTATCGAAAGGCCCAGGCCAATTATCCCCTTATCAAGCAGTATGACCTTATAGAGAAAAGCCGTGAGTATAACCTCGCGAATGCCTCCAAGGGATATGTGCCGCAGGTTTCGTTTTCGGCCAAAGCCTCGTATCAATCCGACGTCACCCGGTTGCCGTTTGACTTTTCGAGTTTGGGTATTTCGGGGGTCGACATACCCACGTTGAGCCGCGACCAGTATGGGGCGACTATCGATGTGACCCAAACGGTGTGGGACGGTGGAACCATACGTTCGCGCAAAGAAGAGATACGCACGTCGGCCGAAGTTGAAAAGAAAAACACCGACGTGGCGCTGTATCAAATACGCGCACGGGTCAATCAGCTTTTCTTTGGCATATTGCTTTCCGATGCCCAGATACGCCAAAACACGTTGTACCAGGAGGAGCTCGAACGCAATCTCCGACAGGTGGAGTCGTATGTCGCCAATGGCGTCGGTAACCAGGCCGACCTCGATGCCGTGAAAATCAGCCGCCTCAAAGCGCAGCAGAGCCGCATACAGTATGAGACGACGCGGCGGGCCTATGTCGAGATGCTGGCCCGGCTCATCGGGGAGGAGATTGCCCCCGATGCCGAGTTTGTGAAACCGATGCCTTCGCCTTCGCCGGCCGAGCGGATAAACCGGCCCGAACTGTTGCTCTATGATTCACAGATAGCCAATCTGCAAGCACAAGACAAGTCGGTTGTCTCGGGCTTGATGCCGAAACTCGGTCTCTTTTTTACCGGCGGGTACGGCAAGCCCGGACTGAATATGCTCGAAGATGAGTTTGCCGCCTATTATGTGGCCGGCCTCAAACTCTCGTGGAACCTGGGAGGTTTCTATACCCGGCGCACCAGTAAGCGGCAGTTGCGAGAGGGTATTCGCGGCGTGGAGTTGCAGCGCGAGACCTTCCTCTTCAATCTCGACATCGACCGGGCACAGAAAAACAACGAAATCACCCGTTATGTCGAGCAGTTGCGTTACGACGATGAGATAGTCGCGTTGCGCACGGCCGTAAAAGAGGCTTCGGCGGCCAAGATGGCCAACGGCACGCTCTCGGGCACCGACTTTATGCGCGACGTCAATGCCCAGCAAATGGCCGAACAGGAGAAGATTTTTCACGAAATCGAGTTGCTCCTCTCTATTTATGACCTGAAATATATTACCAACAACTAATAAATGCGATGTTATGAATACAACAGGAATCAAGAAAATCGCCCTCCCGGCAGCCCTGTCACTATTGCTTTTCTCTTCTTGCCGCAACAACGATGGCGAATACGACGCATCGGGGGTCTTCGAGGCGACCGAGGTGGTTGTTTCGGCGCAGGGAGCCGGTGAAATCGTCGAGCTCAACATCGAAGAGGGGCAGGAGGTGACGGCCGGATTTCTCCTGGGGCACATCGATACGGTGCAACTCCATCTCAGAAAAGAACAGTTGCAGGCCAATCGTCTCGCGGTCGCGAGCCGCCGTTATGATATTCCCCGCCAGGTGGCTTCGCTGCAACAGCAGATAGAGACGCAGAAGCGCGAGCAACTTCGCTTCGAAAATCTCGTGAAGTCGAACGCTGCCAACCAAAAGCAGCTCGACGACATCAATGCCCAAATTGCCTTGCTCGAAAAGCAGCTCTCGGCACAAATCGAGTCGCTCGAAAACAATAACCGCAGCGTGGCCGGAGAGTTGCTCGGACTCTCGGCGCAGATTGCGCAAATCGAAGACCAGATTGCCAAAAACCGCATTTCGAGCCCCATCACCGGGACGATTCTCACCAAGTATGCCGAGCCCGGCGAGTTGGCCACGCAGGGGCGTTCGCTCTTCAAGGTGGCCGACATCGAGCATCTTTTTTTGCGGGCCTATGTGACGGCCGGCCAGTTGACGGTGATGAAGATAGGTCAGCCTGTGCGGGTTTTTGCCGATGAAGGGGAATCGGGCCGCCGCGAGTATGCCGGTACCGTGACCTGGATTTCGGACAAGGCCGAGTTTACCCCCAAGACCATTCAGACGCGTGACGAACGTGCCAACCTGGTATATGCCGTGAAAATCGCCGTGAAAAACGACGGCTATATCAAACGCGGCATGTATGGAGAGATAAAAATAGCAAAGAAGTAGGCTTATGGTAAAACCGAGTATGAGCGACAAGGTCTGTCGCATTTGGCAGCTCCTGCTCGACGAGCGGCGCATGAGTGTGCAGGGAATTGCCGCGCAGACCTGTTATGAGGTCGACCATGTGTCGCTCTCCCTCGGTTGGCACATGCGAGACAAACTTGTCGTCGTGTACCATGGCGGCGGTGTGCTCCTGGCCGAACTGGTAACGCCCACGAGAGAAAACGAATAACCCAGACGATAACCCATGTATAGTGTTTCGGTGCAACATCTCAGTAAGTCCTATGGCCGGGTGCAGGCGTTGAACGATGTCTCTTTCGATGTCCTGCCCGGTGAAATCTACGGCATCATAGGCCCCGACGGAGCGGGGAAGACCTCGCTTTTCCGCATTCTCACCACGCTGCTTCTGCCCGATGCCGGGACGGCTACCGTTACCGGTCTCGACGTGGTGAAAGATTACCGGCAGATACGCAACCGCATCGGTTACATGCCGGGGCGTTTCTCGCTCTATCAAGACTTGTCGGTCGAAGAGAACCTCTCCTTTTTTGCCACCGTGTTCAACACGACCATCCAGGAGAACTACCATCTCGTTGCCGACATTTACCGGCAAATCGAACCGTTCAAGCATCGCAAGGCAGGAAACCTTTCGGGCGGCATGAAACAGAAACTGGCTCTGAGCTGTGCCCTCATACACAAGCCCACGGTGCTTTTTCTCGACGAGCCTACTACGGGAGTCGACCCTGTATCCCGCAAAGAGTTCTGGGAGATGCTCATGAAGCTCAAAAAACAGGGGCTGACCATTCTGGTGTCGACGCCTTACATGGACGAGGCATCGCTTTGCGACCGTATCGCCCTCATTCAAAACGGACGTTTTCTCCAAATCGACACCCCGGCCCATATCGTGGCGCGTTATCCCAAGGCGCTCTTTGCCGTGCAGTCGGCCCGCATGCACCAGTTGCTGGACGATTTGCGCACCTACCCCGGCATCGACTCGGCATTCTCTTTCGGGGCCACCTGTCATGCTTCCTTCGACGACCGTTCGGCCGTAGAAGGTCTCTCGGCCCATCTGGTATCGAAAGGACACACCGCGGTCGAAATTGCCGAGATAAAACCTTCGGTCGAAGATTGTTTCATGTTGTTGTCAAAAGTCGCGAAAGATGGAAAATAATATTGTTATACGCACCGACGAGCTCACCAAGATGTTTGGCGATTTCACGGCCGTCGACCACATCACGTTCGATGTGAAGCGGGGCGAGATATTCGGCTTTCTCGGGGCCAACGGCGCCGGTAAGACGACGGCCATGCGCATGTTGTGCGGCCTGAGCCGCCCCACGTCGGGCTCGGGCAGCGTGGCCGGCTTCGACATTGCCCGGCAATCCGAAGAGGTGAAGAAGAACATCGGATACATGAGCCAGAAATTCTCGCTCTATGAAGACCTCAAAGTGTGGGAAAATCTGCGCCTTTTTGGCGGTATTTACGGCATGAGTACCCGGAAAATCGCGTCCGAGACCGATCGCATCTTGCACGAATTGGGTTTCGAGAGCGAGCGCGATGTGCTGGTGAAGTCGTTGCCGTTGGGGTGGAAACAGAAACTCTCGTTTTCGGTATCGATTTTCCACGAGCCGAAAGTTGTTTTTCTCGACGAGCCTACCGGCGGAGTCGACCCGGTTACCCGGCGGCAGTTTTGGGAACTCATCTATCAGGCGGCCGAGCGGGGCATTACGGTATTTGTCACCACCCACTATATGGACGAGGCCGAGTATTGCGACCGGGTGTCGATTATGGTCGACGGAAAAATAAAGGCGCTCGACTCGCCGGCCAATCTGCGGCATCAGTTCGGCGCGGAATCGATGGACGAGGTGTTCCGCCGCCTCGCCAGGGAAGCAACACGGAAAGGAGATTGACATGAAACAGTTCATATCGTTTGTAAGGAAAGAATTCTATCACATCTTCCGCGACAAGCGCACGATGCTGATATTGCTCGGGTTGCCGGTCGTGCAGATTCTGCTGTTCGGTTTTGCCCTCACCAACGAGGTCAAAGATGTGCAGGTGGCCGTTTATGACCCGTCGAAAGATGTGGTGACTCGCCAGATTGTCGAGAAGTTTCGCACCAGTCCCTATTTTGTGCTCGACGACGAACTTGCCGAAGTCGATGACATCAATGAGGTCTTCAAGTATGGTCGCATCAGTCTGGTTATCGTGTTCAATGAAAATTTTGCCGAGAATCTCCTGCACACCGGCGAAGCCTCGGTGCAGCTTGTCACCGATGGTACCGAGCCCAACCAGGCGTCGATGATTACGGCCTATGCTTCGAACATATTGGCCCTTTATCAGCAGTCGCTTGCCGAGCAGGGCAGCCTCCCGTTCCGCATCATGCCCGAGATAAAGATGCTCTTCAACCCCCAGTCCGAGAGTGCCTACAACTTTGTACCCGGGGTGATGGGGATGATACTCATGCTCATTTGTGCCATGATGACCTCCATCGCCATCGTGCGCGAGAAGGAGACGGGCACCATGGAGGTGCTGCTGGCTTCTCCCATGAAGCCTGTCTACATAATCCTGGCCAAGTCGGTACCCTATTTCGTATTGTCGATTCTCGATTTGCTGATGATACTTTTGCTCTCGGTTTATGTGTTGCATGTGCCCGTGGCCGGAAACCTCTTCTTGCTCATGTTTATTTCGTTGGTGTTCATCTTTTTGGCTCTGTCTTTGGGTCTGCTCATCTCTACGATGGTCGACACGCAGATGGCTGCCATTCTTGCCTCGGGCATGGGGCTGCTGATGCCTACGATGATACTCTCGGGCATGGTGTTCCCCATCGAGAGCATGCCCGCTGTGTTGCAATGGATTTCGGCCGCCGTACCGGCGCGCTGGTATATCGAGGCCATAAAGAAAATCATGATACAGGGCGTCGGCATGGAGTTTGTGCTCCGTGAGTTGGGCGTGTTGCTGCTCATGACCGGATTCCTGTTGGCGTTGAGTCTCAAAAAGTTTAAAACCCGATTAAGTTAAAGACAGCCATGTTGAAGTTCCTCATCGAAAAGGAGTTCAAGCAAATCGCTCGCAACTCCTTCATACCGCGATTCATACTCATGATGCCGCTGATGGTGATGCTTGTCTTTCCCTGGGCGGCCGACCAGGAGATAAAGAATGTGAAATTGAGCGTTATCGATAATGACCACACGACAACGTCGGCGCGGCTGGTCGAGAAGGTGGTTTCGTCGGGCTACTTCCGTCTCTCCGACGTTTCTGCTTCGGACAAGGAGGCGATGCACAGCATCGAGTCGGGAGAGGCCGATCTCATTCTCGAAATTCCGGTCGACTTCGAGAAGTCGATGGTCAAGGGCGAAACCGGTGCCGTTTCGATTCGGGCCAATGCCGTCAATGGCACCAAGGGAATGTTGGGTGCCTCATACATGTCGTCGATACTGAACGACTATGCCTCCGACCTGCGGGTCGAATATGTCGGCGAGATGGCGGCATTCGGGGCCATACCCGCTTTTGACGTAGAGCCCCGATACCGCTTCAATCCACACCTCGACTACAAAGTGTTTATGGTTCCGGCCCTCATGGTCATGTTGCTTACGATGTTGGCCGGCTTCCTGCCTTCGCTCAATATCGTGGGAGAGAAGGAGGCCGGCACCATTGAGCAGATCAATGTTACACCGGTGAAGAAATCTTATTTTGTCCTGGCCAAGCTCATACCTTACTGGGTTATCGGCTTTTTGGTATTGGCCCTTTGCATGATTTTGGCGGCACTCGTCTACGGTATCTATCCCGAGGGAAGCCTCTTCACGATATTTCTCTTTGCAAGTGTCTATGTATTGGTGGTCTCGGGTTTCGGGCTGGTCATCTCCAACTATTCCGATACCATACAGCAGTCGATGTTTGTGATGTTTTTCTTCATCATGATTTTTATTCTGATGAGCGGACTCTTTACACCCGTGTCGAGTATGCCCGGTTGGGCACAGGCCATAACGGTGCTTAACCCTCTGAAATATTTCATGCAGGTGATGCGGCTGGTTTACCTCAAAGGCAGTGCGTTTATGGAGCTTATTCCGCAATTCATGGCCTTGTGCAGTTTCGCTTTGGTGTTGAGCCTTTGGGCGGTTTTCAGTTATAAGAAGAATGCCTGAGCAACCATCTCCGTGGTCTCACGGCGGCGGTTCTGTTTAAGGGGAAATCGTTGCATTACGGGGCTTGATGGGGAGGTGCCGAACGTTGGGAAAAATCACCTGACAGGTCTGCAAATGACTAGGTCCGTGACAAATCTTGATTTGTCACGGACCTTGGGTGTTTTATGTCGTGGGGGGAATCTCTTACCGGGTAATGAGGTAGCCGGTCGAGGTGTAGGTCACCTGATAGGAGGTGAGCCCGTATTTCTTCTCTTGGGCGCGGCCCGAGAGGGGTTGCCCGTAGCCGTTGAACACGTCGTAGGTCGAGCCGCAGGCGTTGCACACGGCCACACCGGCCTCTTCGTCGATGGTTACCTGCACGTTGCTTTTGCACTCGACGGGGCAGGCCATGTCGTAGGCGAGAAGTTGGTTGTTGAGCCCGCAGATGAGCAACACGCCGCCGAAACCCGAATAGCTGTTGGCTGCCCAGGAGTATCCCTTGGGCAGGGTATTCTTGACAAAGGTCTGCCACTCCATGTATCCATGGACACCGTAGACGCTCCATTGTGCCGAGTATATCTCGATGTGCACGGGGCGGGCGGGCAGGCGTTGGTCGTCGTAGTTGTCGCACCCGGTGAGAAGGTACGAAGCGGCGAGCAGGCAACAGCCGAGCAGATGGCGGAAAGGAACGTGGCGTGACATGGTGCGGAGGTTTTTACCGGCGACCCAGCAGGGCGTCGAATGCGGTTCGGGTCTTCCCGAAGTCGAAGTCCTGCACGACCTGTTTTTCGAGGGCGGTAATCTGCTCGTTGCACAAGTTGCCGATGCTGCCTTCGTGGGTGTGGTGCAGGTTCTTGTCGGGGGTGAAGTCTCCGGCCTCGATGCGCAGGCCCACCTGCTTGTAGGCGTCGCGGAAGGGGGTGCCTTCGAGTGTGAGACGGTTTACCTCTTCGACGCTGAAAATGGGGTCATAGCGCTTGTCGTCGAGAATGTGGTCGTTGACGGTGATGCGGCTCATCATCTGCTCGACCATGCGCAGGCAGTCTTTCAGCTCGTCGAACGAGGGGAGGAACACCTCCTTGATGATTTGCAGGTCGCGGAAGTATCCCGACGGCAGGTTGTTGGCAATGAGGGTGATTTGGTAGGGCAGTGCCTGTATCTTGTTGCATTTGGCGCGGGTGAGCTCGAATACGTCGGGGTTTTTCTTGTGGGGCATGATGCTCGACCCGGTGGTGTAGGCGTCGGGCAGCTTGATGAAGCCGAAGTTTTGCGAGTTGAACAGGCAGGCGTCGAAAGCCAGTTTGGCGAGGGTGGCGGCGATGGAGGCGAGGGCCGAGGCCACGATGCGTTCGGTTTTCCCGCGACCCATTTGGGCGTAGACGACGTTGTAGTTCATCGAGTCGAAGCCCAGCAGCTGTGTGGTGAGGCTGCGGTTGAGGGGGAACGACGAGCCGTAGCCGGCTGCCGAGCCCAGCGGGTTGCGGTTGCTCACCTTATAAGCGGCCAGCAACACGGTAAGGTCGTCGACGAGGCTCTCGGCATAGGCGCCGAACCACAGCCCGAACGAGGAGGGCATGGCTACTTGCAGGTGGGTGTAGCCCGGCATGAGCACCTCTTTGTATTTCTCGCTTTGGGCGATGAGGGTCGTGAAGAGGTGGTCGGTGAGCTCCACGATTTGTTGCAGTTCCGACCGGATAAAAAGTTTCAGGTCGACCAGCACCTGGTCGTTGCGGCTGCGTCCGCTGTGTATCTTCTTGCCGATGTCGCCCAATTTGCGGGTGAGCATGAGCTCGACTTGCGAATGAACGTCTTCAATGCCCTCTTCGATGGCAAACTCTCCGGCTTCGGCAACGGCATAGATGCGGCGCAGCTCGGCGGTGAGGGTGTCGAGCTCGTCGCGGGTGAGGAGCCCTATGCTTTCGAGCATGATGATGTGGGCGATGGAGCCGAGTATGTCGTAGGGGGCGAGGTAGAGATCCATTTCACGGTCTCTTCCCACGGTGAAGCGGTCGATGCCGGCATCGACTTGCACGTTTTTTTCCCAAAGTTTCTGTGCCATTGAGCGGAGTGCTTTTTAATAGAACTGAATGAGTGTGATGACCTCGGCAATTTTGTTGACGCCCTCTTGCAGGGGCTTGGAAATCATACCTCGAATGAAGGGATTCAACTCGGCGCGGAGGGTGATTTTCATGGCCGTGTTGTCTTCGGGGGTGGGGAGCAGCTGTATCCAGATAAAGAAGGGTATGGGCGACTCCACCGTTTCGAGCTTGATGGTTTTGTGGGGTTCCCTTTCGACAATGCGCAGGGCAATGTTCCCGGCCGGGCTGGCCGAGAATTTGCAGTTGTCGCGGTCGCAATGGAAATCGGATATTTTGTCTTCGGGGATTCTGTCGCGCAGGCGTTCGAGGTTGGAAAGGTCGGACAACATCTCAAATACCGTCTCGACATTTGCCGCGATGGTTTTTACAGGGCTTTCAAAGGAGGTCATCGGTTTAAAGTCTGTTTTAAAGAAAATCTTGAATTATTTCCCGGCGTTCCAGGAGGCGGGGTCTTTGCGCCACTCTTTCAGTGTTTCGAGGTCGTCGTCGGTGATGTATCCGGTTTTGAGGGCGGCTTCGAGCACGGCTTCGTAGTTGCTGAGGGTGACGACATCGAC
The sequence above is drawn from the Candidatus Caccoplasma merdavium genome and encodes:
- a CDS encoding TolC family protein, with protein sequence MDTKKILVVFVSFCLGLPCAGQITIEECYRKAQANYPLIKQYDLIEKSREYNLANASKGYVPQVSFSAKASYQSDVTRLPFDFSSLGISGVDIPTLSRDQYGATIDVTQTVWDGGTIRSRKEEIRTSAEVEKKNTDVALYQIRARVNQLFFGILLSDAQIRQNTLYQEELERNLRQVESYVANGVGNQADLDAVKISRLKAQQSRIQYETTRRAYVEMLARLIGEEIAPDAEFVKPMPSPSPAERINRPELLLYDSQIANLQAQDKSVVSGLMPKLGLFFTGGYGKPGLNMLEDEFAAYYVAGLKLSWNLGGFYTRRTSKRQLREGIRGVELQRETFLFNLDIDRAQKNNEITRYVEQLRYDDEIVALRTAVKEASAAKMANGTLSGTDFMRDVNAQQMAEQEKIFHEIELLLSIYDLKYITNN
- a CDS encoding HlyD family efflux transporter periplasmic adaptor subunit, translating into MNTTGIKKIALPAALSLLLFSSCRNNDGEYDASGVFEATEVVVSAQGAGEIVELNIEEGQEVTAGFLLGHIDTVQLHLRKEQLQANRLAVASRRYDIPRQVASLQQQIETQKREQLRFENLVKSNAANQKQLDDINAQIALLEKQLSAQIESLENNNRSVAGELLGLSAQIAQIEDQIAKNRISSPITGTILTKYAEPGELATQGRSLFKVADIEHLFLRAYVTAGQLTVMKIGQPVRVFADEGESGRREYAGTVTWISDKAEFTPKTIQTRDERANLVYAVKIAVKNDGYIKRGMYGEIKIAKK
- a CDS encoding ABC transporter ATP-binding protein, which gives rise to MYSVSVQHLSKSYGRVQALNDVSFDVLPGEIYGIIGPDGAGKTSLFRILTTLLLPDAGTATVTGLDVVKDYRQIRNRIGYMPGRFSLYQDLSVEENLSFFATVFNTTIQENYHLVADIYRQIEPFKHRKAGNLSGGMKQKLALSCALIHKPTVLFLDEPTTGVDPVSRKEFWEMLMKLKKQGLTILVSTPYMDEASLCDRIALIQNGRFLQIDTPAHIVARYPKALFAVQSARMHQLLDDLRTYPGIDSAFSFGATCHASFDDRSAVEGLSAHLVSKGHTAVEIAEIKPSVEDCFMLLSKVAKDGK
- a CDS encoding ABC transporter ATP-binding protein, whose amino-acid sequence is MENNIVIRTDELTKMFGDFTAVDHITFDVKRGEIFGFLGANGAGKTTAMRMLCGLSRPTSGSGSVAGFDIARQSEEVKKNIGYMSQKFSLYEDLKVWENLRLFGGIYGMSTRKIASETDRILHELGFESERDVLVKSLPLGWKQKLSFSVSIFHEPKVVFLDEPTGGVDPVTRRQFWELIYQAAERGITVFVTTHYMDEAEYCDRVSIMVDGKIKALDSPANLRHQFGAESMDEVFRRLAREATRKGD
- a CDS encoding ABC transporter permease, coding for MKQFISFVRKEFYHIFRDKRTMLILLGLPVVQILLFGFALTNEVKDVQVAVYDPSKDVVTRQIVEKFRTSPYFVLDDELAEVDDINEVFKYGRISLVIVFNENFAENLLHTGEASVQLVTDGTEPNQASMITAYASNILALYQQSLAEQGSLPFRIMPEIKMLFNPQSESAYNFVPGVMGMILMLICAMMTSIAIVREKETGTMEVLLASPMKPVYIILAKSVPYFVLSILDLLMILLLSVYVLHVPVAGNLFLLMFISLVFIFLALSLGLLISTMVDTQMAAILASGMGLLMPTMILSGMVFPIESMPAVLQWISAAVPARWYIEAIKKIMIQGVGMEFVLRELGVLLLMTGFLLALSLKKFKTRLS
- a CDS encoding ABC transporter permease codes for the protein MLKFLIEKEFKQIARNSFIPRFILMMPLMVMLVFPWAADQEIKNVKLSVIDNDHTTTSARLVEKVVSSGYFRLSDVSASDKEAMHSIESGEADLILEIPVDFEKSMVKGETGAVSIRANAVNGTKGMLGASYMSSILNDYASDLRVEYVGEMAAFGAIPAFDVEPRYRFNPHLDYKVFMVPALMVMLLTMLAGFLPSLNIVGEKEAGTIEQINVTPVKKSYFVLAKLIPYWVIGFLVLALCMILAALVYGIYPEGSLFTIFLFASVYVLVVSGFGLVISNYSDTIQQSMFVMFFFIMIFILMSGLFTPVSSMPGWAQAITVLNPLKYFMQVMRLVYLKGSAFMELIPQFMALCSFALVLSLWAVFSYKKNA
- the argH gene encoding argininosuccinate lyase; the protein is MAQKLWEKNVQVDAGIDRFTVGRDREMDLYLAPYDILGSIAHIIMLESIGLLTRDELDTLTAELRRIYAVAEAGEFAIEEGIEDVHSQVELMLTRKLGDIGKKIHSGRSRNDQVLVDLKLFIRSELQQIVELTDHLFTTLIAQSEKYKEVLMPGYTHLQVAMPSSFGLWFGAYAESLVDDLTVLLAAYKVSNRNPLGSAAGYGSSFPLNRSLTTQLLGFDSMNYNVVYAQMGRGKTERIVASALASIAATLAKLAFDACLFNSQNFGFIKLPDAYTTGSSIMPHKKNPDVFELTRAKCNKIQALPYQITLIANNLPSGYFRDLQIIKEVFLPSFDELKDCLRMVEQMMSRITVNDHILDDKRYDPIFSVEEVNRLTLEGTPFRDAYKQVGLRIEAGDFTPDKNLHHTHEGSIGNLCNEQITALEKQVVQDFDFGKTRTAFDALLGRR
- a CDS encoding SRPBCC family protein, with amino-acid sequence MTSFESPVKTIAANVETVFEMLSDLSNLERLRDRIPEDKISDFHCDRDNCKFSASPAGNIALRIVEREPHKTIKLETVESPIPFFIWIQLLPTPEDNTAMKITLRAELNPFIRGMISKPLQEGVNKIAEVITLIQFY